A region from the Flavobacteriales bacterium genome encodes:
- a CDS encoding type II toxin-antitoxin system death-on-curing family toxin, translating to MIGLDEAVSIHDQLLKASGGTSGLRDQGGLEAALNRPFMTFGGADLYPGPVDKAAAIMESIIKNHPFMDGNKRTGYALGRLMLNTQSLDFRGSDDEEYDLVHAIALWALDVSGIKDWISARLVPF from the coding sequence ATGATCGGGCTCGACGAGGCGGTTTCGATCCACGACCAACTTCTTAAAGCAAGTGGTGGTACGTCCGGTCTTCGCGACCAAGGAGGATTGGAGGCTGCGCTGAACAGGCCCTTCATGACGTTCGGGGGTGCTGATCTCTACCCGGGACCGGTCGATAAGGCTGCTGCGATCATGGAGAGCATCATCAAGAACCATCCTTTCATGGACGGCAATAAGCGCACGGGCTACGCGCTGGGTCGACTGATGTTGAACACGCAGAGCCTTGATTTCCGGGGCTCGGACGACGAAGAATATGACCTCGTTCATGCGATAGCATTGTGGGCACTGGACGTTAGCGGGATCAAGGATTGGATCTCGGCCCGTCTGGTGCCGTTCTGA
- a CDS encoding NADH-quinone oxidoreductase subunit I — protein sequence MATALQPLTQRSRQVSNKKMTFMERIYLPAIVKGMLITLKHFFFVKRATVKYPDEERPRSAIYRGLHVLKRDEQGRERCTACGLCAVACPAEAITMVSGERKKGEEKLYREEKYAAIYEINMLRCIFCGDCEEACPKEAIFLTDRLVPTDFTRKPFVYGKEWLVEPLDPALRVDVSKRQTPEVAKFKQQKQYAHNR from the coding sequence ATGGCCACCGCACTACAGCCCCTCACGCAGCGCAGCCGCCAGGTGAGCAACAAGAAGATGACGTTCATGGAACGCATCTACCTGCCCGCTATCGTCAAGGGCATGCTCATCACCCTCAAGCACTTCTTCTTCGTGAAGCGCGCCACGGTGAAATACCCCGACGAGGAGCGGCCCCGCAGCGCCATTTACCGCGGCCTGCACGTGCTGAAGCGCGATGAACAAGGGCGCGAGCGCTGTACGGCGTGTGGCCTGTGCGCCGTGGCTTGTCCGGCAGAAGCCATCACCATGGTGAGCGGCGAGCGCAAAAAGGGCGAGGAGAAGCTGTACCGCGAGGAGAAGTACGCCGCCATCTACGAGATCAACATGCTGCGCTGCATCTTCTGCGGCGACTGCGAGGAGGCCTGCCCCAAGGAGGCCATCTTCCTCACCGACCGTTTGGTGCCCACCGACTTCACCCGCAAGCCCTTCGTGTACGGCAAGGAGTGGCTGGTGGAGCCGCTGGATCCCGCGCTGCGCGTTGACGTGAGCAAGCGCCAGACCCCCGAAGTGGCCAAGTTCAAGCAGCAGAAGCAGTACGCGCACAACCGGTGA